Within the Ochrobactrum vermis genome, the region GGATCATCGCCGCTCGCGCATCATAGCCAAGAATTTCGCTGATCTCATCGCTTTTATGGCCTGCAATCTTGCGCGCATCCTCGGCATCGTAAGCAATCAGTCCGCGCGCAATCTCGCGACCATCTTCATTGATCACCGCAACCGTATCGCCGCGCTCGAACTGGCCGTCGATCTCTTTGACACCTGCAGGAAGGAGCGATTTGCCGGATTTCAGCGCCTTGGCCGCACCGGCATCCACCGTCAGACGGCCTGCCGGTTCAAGATTGCCGGAAATCCAGGTCTTCCAGGCATTGACCGGTGCCCGCGCCGGTTCGAACAACGTTGCGCGCTCCCCGCGGTCGATTGCCGAAAGCGGACCGAAACGCGTGCCCGACGTAATAATCATCGCAGTGCCTGCCGCATTGGCGATCTTGCCCGCGTCCAGCTTCGTCTTCATGCCGCCGCGCGACAGTTCGGAAGCTGCGGCTCCGGCCATGGCTTCAATTTGCGGGGTGATGGTTGTAACCAGCGGCAAAAACTCCGCATCCGGGTTCTTGTGCGGCGGGGCGGTATAAAGTCCGTCAATATCGGACAGCAGGACCAGCAGGTCCGCACCCATCATGGTCGCCACTCGCGCGGCCAGACGATCATTGTCACCATAGCGGATTTCGGTGGTTGCCACCGTAT harbors:
- the proB gene encoding glutamate 5-kinase; its protein translation is MLKKLKDYRRIVVKIGSALLVDRATGLKRDWLESLGQDIATLHHAGVEVLVVSSGAIALGRTVLGLPKKALKLEESQAAAAAGQIALAKAYADVLGGHSIRSGQILVTLSDTEERRRYLNARATIETLLKLKAVPVINENDTVATTEIRYGDNDRLAARVATMMGADLLVLLSDIDGLYTAPPHKNPDAEFLPLVTTITPQIEAMAGAAASELSRGGMKTKLDAGKIANAAGTAMIITSGTRFGPLSAIDRGERATLFEPARAPVNAWKTWISGNLEPAGRLTVDAGAAKALKSGKSLLPAGVKEIDGQFERGDTVAVINEDGREIARGLIAYDAEDARKIAGHKSDEISEILGYDARAAMIHRNDLVVRAASNTEAA